Proteins from a single region of Streptomyces vinaceus:
- a CDS encoding DHA2 family efflux MFS transporter permease subunit: MTSQITLAKESGPAPARTGLRGHPWLTLFAVAIGVMMVTLDGTIVAVANPAIQKDLGASLADVQWITNGYLLALAVSLITAGKLGDRFGHRQTFLIGIAGFAAASAAIGLSSGVQYVIAFRVAQGLFGALLMPAALGLLRATFPAEKLNMAIGIWGMVIGASTAAGPIVGGLLVENVSWQSVFFINVPVGVVALAFGLFILVDHRAENAPKSFDVVGILLLSVAMFSLIWALIKASEWGWGDTRTMLFLIGSVVCFVLFAVWESKVSEPLIPLGMFRSLPLSAGTVLMVLMAFAFMGGLFFVTFYLQNVHGMSPVDSGLHLLPLTGMMIIGSPLAGAAITAVGPRIPLVTGMVATAVACFGMSALTPGTGTLQMSLWFALLGVGLAPVMVGATEVIVGNAPLELSGVAGGLQQAAMQVGGSLGTAVLGAVMATTVGNSFGDNWARAELPALTPEQMDLAEKGVQVGIAPVQPGTPEPIASSIAKVAHDTFVDGMSTAFTVAGCVAVLAAIVACFTKRGENAAAGAGAAHI, encoded by the coding sequence ATGACTAGTCAGATCACCCTCGCCAAGGAATCGGGTCCGGCTCCGGCCCGCACCGGTTTGCGCGGCCACCCCTGGCTGACCCTCTTCGCCGTGGCGATCGGCGTCATGATGGTCACGCTCGACGGCACGATCGTCGCCGTCGCCAACCCCGCGATCCAGAAGGACCTCGGCGCCTCGCTCGCGGACGTCCAGTGGATCACCAACGGCTACCTGCTGGCCCTCGCGGTCTCGCTGATCACCGCCGGCAAGCTCGGCGACCGCTTCGGCCACCGCCAGACCTTCCTCATAGGCATCGCCGGATTCGCCGCCGCCTCCGCGGCGATCGGCCTCTCGTCCGGCGTCCAGTACGTCATCGCCTTCCGTGTGGCACAGGGCCTGTTCGGGGCCCTGCTGATGCCCGCCGCGCTGGGCCTGCTGCGCGCCACGTTCCCCGCCGAGAAGCTCAACATGGCGATCGGCATCTGGGGCATGGTCATCGGCGCCTCGACCGCCGCCGGGCCCATCGTCGGCGGCCTGCTGGTGGAGAACGTCAGCTGGCAGTCCGTCTTCTTCATCAACGTGCCCGTCGGCGTCGTCGCGCTGGCCTTCGGCCTGTTCATCCTGGTCGACCACCGCGCCGAGAACGCCCCGAAGTCCTTCGACGTGGTCGGCATCCTGCTGCTGTCGGTCGCGATGTTCTCGCTGATCTGGGCGCTGATCAAGGCCTCGGAGTGGGGCTGGGGCGATACCCGGACCATGCTCTTCCTCATCGGCTCCGTCGTCTGCTTCGTGCTCTTCGCCGTCTGGGAGTCGAAGGTCTCCGAGCCGCTGATCCCGCTCGGCATGTTCCGCTCGCTGCCGCTGTCCGCCGGCACCGTGCTCATGGTGCTGATGGCCTTCGCCTTCATGGGCGGCCTGTTCTTCGTCACCTTCTACCTGCAGAACGTGCACGGCATGAGCCCGGTCGACAGCGGCCTGCACCTGCTGCCCCTGACCGGCATGATGATCATCGGCTCGCCGCTGGCCGGCGCCGCCATCACCGCCGTCGGCCCGCGCATCCCGCTGGTCACGGGCATGGTCGCGACCGCCGTCGCCTGCTTCGGGATGTCGGCGCTGACCCCCGGCACCGGCACCCTGCAGATGTCGCTCTGGTTCGCCCTCCTAGGTGTCGGCCTCGCCCCCGTCATGGTCGGCGCCACCGAGGTCATCGTCGGCAACGCCCCGCTGGAGCTCTCCGGCGTGGCGGGCGGGCTCCAGCAGGCCGCCATGCAGGTCGGCGGCAGCCTGGGCACCGCCGTCCTCGGCGCGGTCATGGCCACCACCGTCGGCAACTCGTTCGGGGACAACTGGGCGCGGGCGGAGCTGCCCGCGCTCACCCCGGAGCAGATGGACCTCGCCGAGAAGGGGGTCCAGGTCGGCATCGCCCCCGTCCAGCCGGGGACCCCGGAGCCGATCGCCTCGTCGATCGCCAAGGTCGCCCACGACACGTTCGTCGA